The Nitrospirales bacterium genome includes a window with the following:
- a CDS encoding efflux transporter outer membrane subunit: MRLVIVILCTFFGACAVGPDYSRPDLSVPKDFRLAETDSSLPSLANLSWWKLLQDPILQKLVGIALEENKNLKQAIASIEEYQARLYVARTDFVPQVTGSGRSPSFGRTKAGFRFPGNPSTFNYSLLGELAWEMDVWGRIRRSTEAALADLLAREENRRAVVLGLVSGVAQAYFDLLQFDMQLGIARRTLESWEESVRIAKARLERGVTSRLDADQFEAERANAAARVESLERLMTRKENELSVLLGRNPSAIERGTVLTDQVFPPEVPAGLPSELLQRRPDVLQAEQELAASTARIGMAKADRFPKVTLTGILGVASPQLSKLFESDSKFGAAGFNLAGPIFNAEALGFQQDVAEAQARQAIARYEQTILVAFQEVEDALVSVQTARRQRQAQVQQVEALRSALRLADFRYQGGVTSYVDVLIAKRSLFDAELALVETHRLELVSIVQLYKALGGGWSPNSGDPSSLSVKG, from the coding sequence ATGCGACTGGTGATCGTCATACTCTGCACATTTTTCGGCGCCTGCGCCGTCGGGCCTGATTATTCCAGGCCAGACTTATCTGTGCCCAAAGATTTTCGGCTAGCGGAAACCGACTCGTCTCTTCCCTCTTTGGCGAATCTTTCCTGGTGGAAGCTCCTGCAAGATCCGATACTTCAGAAACTTGTCGGTATCGCACTCGAGGAAAACAAAAATCTCAAGCAAGCCATCGCGAGTATCGAGGAGTACCAGGCCAGGCTTTATGTCGCCAGGACCGATTTTGTGCCACAGGTGACGGGGAGCGGGAGATCTCCCTCTTTTGGCCGTACGAAAGCCGGGTTTCGCTTTCCCGGGAATCCCAGCACGTTTAATTATTCACTACTTGGTGAGTTGGCCTGGGAGATGGATGTGTGGGGGAGGATACGCCGATCAACGGAGGCTGCTCTCGCCGACCTGCTGGCCCGCGAAGAAAACCGACGCGCAGTGGTTCTCGGACTGGTGAGTGGCGTCGCGCAGGCGTATTTCGATTTATTGCAGTTCGACATGCAATTGGGTATCGCCAGAAGAACACTCGAGTCCTGGGAAGAATCCGTGAGGATCGCTAAGGCGAGGCTGGAGCGAGGCGTGACCTCCCGGCTCGATGCCGATCAATTCGAAGCTGAGCGAGCGAATGCGGCGGCCCGCGTTGAGTCGTTGGAGCGGTTGATGACGCGAAAAGAAAATGAGCTGAGCGTGCTTTTGGGCAGGAATCCAAGCGCCATCGAGAGGGGTACGGTCCTGACGGATCAGGTATTTCCCCCGGAGGTGCCCGCTGGCTTGCCGTCGGAGTTGCTCCAACGGCGTCCGGATGTCCTGCAAGCCGAACAAGAACTCGCGGCCTCCACGGCCCGAATCGGCATGGCGAAAGCCGACCGTTTTCCGAAAGTGACGTTAACCGGCATTCTTGGAGTGGCGAGTCCGCAGCTTTCCAAGCTCTTTGAGTCTGATTCAAAATTTGGAGCCGCCGGCTTTAACTTGGCCGGTCCCATCTTCAATGCCGAAGCCCTTGGGTTTCAACAAGACGTGGCTGAAGCGCAAGCCCGGCAGGCCATCGCCCGGTATGAGCAAACCATTCTTGTCGCGTTTCAGGAAGTCGAAGATGCGCTGGTCAGCGTTCAGACGGCTCGTCGACAACGTCAGGCGCAAGTCCAACAAGTTGAGGCGTTGCGTTCGGCCTTGCGGCTAGCGGATTTTCGTTATCAAGGTGGAGTGACGAGTTATGTGGATGTTCTGATCGCCAAGCGAAGTCTGTTCGACGCTGAATTGGCGCTCGTGGAAACCCATCGCCTTGAATTGGTCTCGATTGTGCAATTGTACAAGGCTCTTGGAGGAGGTTGGTCGCCGAATTCTGGTGACCCGTCTTCTCTGTCGGTGAAAGGCTGA
- a CDS encoding multidrug efflux RND transporter permease subunit, which produces MSPHFFIERPIFASVLSIIIMVVGIVAIQTLPIAQFPEITPPMVQIDADYPGASAEVVAEAVARPIELQLPGIDNLLYYNSTSTNDGHMTLQLTFEIGTDVDIAQVQTQNREKLAEPQLPPEVIRQGISVKKTSPNLLAVVVFDSTNPNHDAFFLSNYAILRVLDNVKRLPGVGDASLFGQQDYSMRLILDTVRMAQLGITPSDISSIVKEQNRDFPAGTIGREPAPPGTELTIPVITQGRLTDVREFEELIVRALPDGSTVRLKDVAHIELGAQSYNLEGSYNGKPTALLLTFLSPGANALETVQRIRAELDRLAKVFPQGMFYDIPYDTTKFIEVSIEEVIHTLGEALILVLIVVFLFLQSWRATLVPALAVPVSLIGTFAGMQALGFSINTLTLFGMVLAIGIVVDDAIVVVENVERHLESGVSPKEAAIRAMTEVTGPVIAIVLVLSSVFVPVAFLGGITGQLYRQFAITIALSVALSGVVALTLSPALCAILLRPQHGEPRGFWRLFNHGFNWLQHRYATAVSIMERHMLLSFVAFGLLLFVTWTLLKIVPGSFLPEEDQGYFIVSTTLPDGASSQRVDRVLKDVSTYFLKDPAVYGTQSLSGQNFVFNTRGQNTATTFVPLKPWKERQQPESHVQALIGRAYKQFAEIPEGLVLAFNAPTIRGLGATGGYSLQIQDPSSREFSEFADIVHRFLAKAREDPAIAGANSSFRVTAPRMYAKINRERAKALGIPISEVFDTMQAYFGNLYINDFVKFGRVYRVQTEAEPEYRMTPGDISKIYVRAQSGPKPAMVPLNAVVDMELSSGPDPVTHFNGDNTALVVGAAAPGFSSGQAMDALERIAQEVLVPEGYGIEWSGISYQEKKAGGKTVIIMLLGLLMVFLVLAAQYESWSIPFAVLFAVPFGVLGAVAAIWMRGLENDVYFQIGLLTLIGLSAKNAILIVEFANQRYHEGLSAVDAALEAARLRFRPIIMTSMAFILGVIPLAVATGAGAASRHSIGTGVLGGMLVATFLAIFFVPLFFAAISKFRKDQPTVHEPEPPAVEQTASL; this is translated from the coding sequence ATGAGCCCTCATTTTTTTATCGAGCGACCTATTTTTGCTTCGGTGCTCTCGATCATAATCATGGTCGTCGGCATCGTGGCGATTCAGACTCTTCCCATCGCACAGTTTCCTGAGATTACCCCCCCGATGGTGCAAATCGATGCGGACTATCCCGGCGCCAGCGCTGAAGTCGTGGCGGAAGCCGTCGCCAGGCCCATTGAACTCCAGCTTCCCGGTATCGATAACCTGCTGTATTACAACTCGACGAGCACCAACGACGGGCATATGACTCTGCAACTGACGTTTGAAATCGGCACTGACGTCGATATTGCGCAAGTCCAGACTCAAAACCGAGAAAAGCTGGCTGAACCTCAGTTACCTCCAGAGGTCATTCGTCAGGGAATTTCCGTCAAGAAAACCTCTCCAAACTTGCTTGCCGTGGTCGTGTTCGACTCAACGAATCCTAATCACGACGCCTTTTTCCTCTCGAATTATGCGATCCTCAGGGTATTGGACAACGTCAAGCGGCTACCCGGAGTCGGTGATGCGTCCCTGTTCGGTCAGCAAGATTACAGTATGCGTCTGATTCTCGATACGGTCAGGATGGCGCAACTCGGCATCACGCCCTCAGATATTTCCTCGATCGTCAAAGAACAAAATCGAGACTTTCCTGCCGGAACCATCGGTCGAGAGCCGGCGCCTCCGGGGACGGAGCTCACGATTCCGGTGATCACACAAGGCCGGTTGACGGATGTACGGGAGTTTGAAGAATTGATCGTCCGGGCCTTGCCGGATGGCTCGACTGTTCGACTAAAAGACGTGGCGCACATTGAACTGGGAGCCCAATCCTACAATCTTGAGGGAAGTTACAATGGAAAGCCTACGGCGTTATTGCTCACGTTTTTATCCCCTGGCGCCAATGCGCTCGAGACGGTTCAGCGTATTCGCGCAGAATTGGACAGGCTCGCTAAAGTATTCCCCCAAGGCATGTTTTATGACATTCCTTACGATACGACGAAGTTTATCGAGGTCTCGATCGAAGAGGTCATTCATACGTTGGGTGAAGCCCTGATTCTGGTGTTAATCGTGGTCTTCTTGTTCTTGCAAAGTTGGCGTGCGACATTAGTTCCGGCGCTGGCGGTGCCGGTTTCCTTAATTGGCACGTTTGCCGGGATGCAAGCCCTTGGGTTTTCGATCAATACGTTAACGCTCTTTGGCATGGTCTTGGCTATCGGCATCGTCGTCGATGACGCCATCGTGGTGGTTGAGAACGTGGAACGTCACTTGGAGAGTGGGGTGTCGCCCAAAGAAGCGGCGATACGAGCGATGACCGAAGTGACAGGGCCGGTGATTGCCATTGTCTTGGTCCTGAGTTCGGTCTTTGTTCCAGTGGCGTTTTTAGGCGGGATTACCGGACAGCTCTACAGGCAGTTCGCGATTACGATTGCCTTGTCCGTGGCGCTTTCTGGGGTCGTGGCGTTGACGTTAAGTCCCGCGCTCTGTGCGATTCTTCTAAGGCCGCAACATGGCGAGCCTCGAGGGTTTTGGCGTCTCTTCAATCATGGGTTTAATTGGCTCCAACACCGCTATGCGACGGCGGTGAGCATCATGGAACGGCATATGCTTCTCTCGTTCGTGGCGTTTGGCCTGCTGTTGTTCGTGACGTGGACTCTTCTCAAGATCGTTCCAGGCAGTTTTTTGCCCGAAGAAGACCAGGGGTACTTTATTGTGTCAACGACGTTGCCAGATGGGGCCTCCAGCCAGCGGGTGGATCGCGTGCTCAAAGACGTCTCAACGTATTTTCTCAAAGACCCAGCGGTCTATGGGACTCAATCGTTGTCTGGGCAAAACTTCGTTTTTAACACGCGAGGGCAAAACACCGCCACGACGTTTGTTCCTCTGAAACCCTGGAAAGAACGTCAACAACCAGAGTCCCATGTTCAGGCACTCATTGGCCGGGCCTATAAACAGTTTGCCGAAATTCCTGAGGGTCTGGTTCTGGCCTTTAATGCCCCAACGATTCGAGGGCTTGGGGCGACGGGAGGGTATTCGCTTCAGATCCAGGATCCAAGCAGTCGAGAGTTTTCTGAATTTGCGGATATCGTGCATCGTTTTCTCGCCAAGGCCAGAGAAGATCCGGCCATCGCAGGCGCGAATTCGAGTTTTCGGGTCACGGCCCCACGCATGTATGCCAAGATCAATCGAGAGCGTGCAAAGGCGTTAGGGATTCCCATTTCTGAAGTCTTCGATACGATGCAAGCCTACTTTGGCAATCTCTACATCAATGATTTCGTCAAATTTGGGAGAGTCTATCGTGTGCAAACCGAAGCCGAACCCGAATATCGCATGACTCCCGGGGATATTTCCAAAATTTATGTTCGTGCCCAAAGCGGCCCAAAGCCAGCGATGGTGCCATTGAACGCCGTGGTCGACATGGAATTATCCAGCGGACCCGATCCGGTCACGCATTTTAATGGGGACAACACGGCATTGGTGGTGGGAGCGGCGGCGCCCGGATTCAGCTCAGGGCAGGCGATGGACGCTTTGGAACGCATTGCTCAAGAAGTGCTCGTCCCGGAAGGGTACGGTATTGAGTGGAGCGGGATTTCCTACCAGGAAAAGAAAGCCGGAGGGAAAACCGTCATCATCATGCTGTTAGGACTCTTGATGGTCTTTCTGGTTCTGGCGGCACAATATGAAAGCTGGTCGATTCCGTTTGCCGTGCTCTTTGCCGTTCCGTTCGGCGTATTGGGGGCTGTGGCAGCCATATGGATGAGAGGGTTGGAAAATGACGTCTATTTTCAGATTGGATTGCTGACGTTGATTGGATTGTCGGCGAAGAATGCGATTCTCATCGTTGAGTTCGCCAATCAACGGTACCATGAGGGCCTTTCGGCTGTGGATGCGGCTCTTGAAGCCGCCCGGCTCCGGTTTCGACCGATCATCATGACGTCCATGGCATTCATTCTTGGGGTGATTCCTCTTGCGGTCGCCACAGGAGCCGGCGCGGCCAGCCGGCATTCAATCGGTACTGGAGTGCTTGGCGGGATGTTGGTCGCCACGTTTCTGGCCATTTTTTTCGTGCCGCTCTTTTTCGCTGCGATCTCAAAGTTCCGAAAAGATCAACCAACCGTTCACGAGCCCGAGCCTCCGGCGGTTGAACAAACCGCTTCGTTGTGA
- a CDS encoding efflux RND transporter periplasmic adaptor subunit, with amino-acid sequence MIRTPSIQTCLLFLLALSSLIACQPEAGTAPTVPPPDVHIITVVPKTIPDDTEFIGHTESFRPVEIRSQVTGIIEKVFFTEGRNVKKGDKLYLIDPVPFKAAMVSAKGRVGQAVARLARARAELARVKPLLQEQAVSQKDVDDATAEVLASESTLVTAKGDWEKAKFDLTNTIIVAPISGRMERSRLYEGRLVSAQTDLLTNVIQMDPMYVNVNVPESYILRRQRELTEHLVKLPDLFQLKGVMIMSDGSTYPHEGRMDYAGTGFRSETGSLQSRFIFPNMRQKTFPGDRDRPNYLLFPGQFVKLRVMGYTRPNAILIPQRAVQQNPNGTIVFVVGENDVAEIRPIDASVWQGSQWVIEKGLKKGDRVIVEGLHRVRPGKPVNPIPYQEPGSLPKGKQPTGKAADKADA; translated from the coding sequence ATGATCCGGACGCCATCAATTCAGACTTGTCTTTTGTTTCTCCTCGCTCTTTCCAGTTTAATCGCCTGTCAACCGGAAGCTGGGACAGCGCCAACTGTCCCACCACCAGACGTTCACATCATTACGGTCGTTCCGAAAACCATCCCTGACGATACCGAGTTTATCGGTCATACCGAGTCCTTCCGTCCAGTGGAGATCCGTTCACAAGTCACGGGCATCATCGAAAAAGTGTTTTTCACGGAAGGGCGAAACGTCAAAAAGGGCGATAAACTGTACCTCATCGATCCCGTACCATTCAAAGCGGCTATGGTCAGTGCGAAGGGCCGAGTGGGACAGGCGGTTGCTCGATTAGCGCGAGCCAGGGCGGAGCTGGCCAGGGTCAAACCGCTTCTCCAAGAGCAGGCCGTAAGTCAAAAAGATGTAGATGATGCGACGGCCGAAGTCCTAGCGTCGGAATCGACGCTCGTGACGGCGAAAGGCGACTGGGAGAAGGCGAAATTCGATCTGACCAATACGATTATCGTCGCGCCCATTTCAGGACGTATGGAACGAAGCCGGCTCTACGAGGGACGTCTCGTTTCTGCGCAAACAGATCTCTTGACCAATGTCATTCAGATGGATCCGATGTACGTCAATGTCAATGTGCCGGAAAGCTACATTCTTCGACGGCAACGAGAATTAACGGAACATTTGGTGAAACTTCCGGACCTCTTCCAATTAAAAGGCGTGATGATCATGTCAGACGGCAGTACGTATCCGCATGAAGGGAGGATGGATTACGCGGGAACCGGGTTCCGTTCCGAGACCGGTTCGTTACAATCCCGTTTTATCTTCCCCAACATGCGGCAGAAAACGTTTCCCGGAGATCGAGACCGGCCGAACTATCTGCTCTTTCCCGGTCAATTCGTTAAACTACGGGTTATGGGCTATACCAGACCGAATGCCATCCTGATCCCCCAAAGAGCTGTTCAACAGAACCCGAATGGCACGATCGTCTTTGTCGTGGGAGAGAACGATGTCGCTGAAATTCGTCCCATAGACGCCAGTGTGTGGCAAGGCAGTCAGTGGGTGATCGAAAAAGGTTTAAAAAAAGGCGATCGTGTGATCGTGGAAGGGCTTCATCGCGTCCGTCCAGGAAAACCGGTCAATCCGATTCCATACCAGGAGCCAGGGTCACTCCCGAAAGGAAAACAGCCAACAGGCAAGGCGGCCGACAAGGCTGATGCATGA
- a CDS encoding VOC family protein, which produces MKAEYLGHVVFYVKNLEQSLHFYRDLLGFQEVGRIFDGKAAALTAGRTHHELFLIEVGNALGPLKGVRRGLYHIGIKVGSSFDELCSAKKDLEQAGVEISGMSDHTVTRSLYLSDPDGNEVELYVDNPEVDWVNNPSLILSPVKPLAL; this is translated from the coding sequence ATGAAAGCAGAGTATCTCGGGCATGTCGTGTTTTACGTGAAAAATTTGGAACAGTCGTTACATTTTTATCGCGATCTGCTAGGGTTCCAGGAAGTCGGCCGGATCTTTGACGGGAAAGCCGCTGCGTTAACGGCTGGACGGACGCATCATGAGCTGTTCTTGATCGAAGTGGGGAATGCTCTTGGTCCTTTAAAAGGCGTTCGCAGAGGGCTATACCATATTGGGATCAAGGTGGGGAGTAGCTTCGATGAGCTGTGTTCTGCTAAAAAAGACTTGGAACAGGCTGGGGTAGAGATCTCTGGGATGAGCGATCACACAGTCACTCGCAGTCTCTACCTCTCTGATCCGGATGGTAATGAAGTTGAATTGTATGTCGATAATCCCGAGGTTGATTGGGTAAACAATCCGAGCTTGATACTTTCACCGGTCAAGCCATTGGCGCTGTGA
- a CDS encoding DoxX family protein: MKAFFQTDDRWTGLIVRVMLALVIFPHGAQKLLGWFGGNGFEGTMGFFTQQMGMPWIVAFLVIIGESVGALALALGLFTRFSAASLGVIMLGAITIVHWPHGFFMNWFGQQAGEGFEFHLLVIGMALALVAEGGGKWSVDRAIAGFITSETSERHHVPSHVSHSAI; the protein is encoded by the coding sequence ATGAAAGCATTTTTCCAAACAGATGATCGATGGACTGGGTTGATTGTTCGAGTCATGTTGGCTCTTGTCATTTTCCCGCATGGTGCACAAAAGCTCTTGGGATGGTTTGGAGGGAATGGGTTTGAAGGGACGATGGGATTCTTCACTCAACAAATGGGTATGCCGTGGATTGTGGCGTTTCTGGTCATCATCGGCGAATCAGTCGGAGCGTTGGCGCTGGCTTTAGGTCTGTTCACACGCTTTTCGGCAGCCAGTCTTGGTGTCATCATGCTCGGGGCTATCACGATCGTTCATTGGCCACATGGGTTTTTCATGAATTGGTTCGGTCAACAAGCAGGAGAGGGCTTCGAGTTTCATCTTCTGGTGATCGGCATGGCTTTGGCGTTGGTGGCTGAGGGCGGCGGGAAGTGGTCGGTGGATCGGGCCATAGCTGGATTCATTACGAGCGAGACGTCCGAGAGGCACCATGTGCCTTCCCATGTTTCACATTCCGCGATCTAA
- a CDS encoding thioredoxin family protein, which produces MLCDQRMEAVSVRGRQPGTYQTTRVQGVYNMVACLMIFLISLALWMTLWASTADAVSPVEVQEFELMTLEGERSSKALQLGHSTFLAFLAPWCHVCRWEWPNLFELSQKSRPKQRPILNIAFTETPANVEEPVEASPKVVVFPTACDVKGRDVQPCGVSTDQIFVVIDEGVPIFVNFGARLD; this is translated from the coding sequence ATGCTGTGTGATCAGAGAATGGAAGCCGTCTCAGTGCGTGGGCGCCAGCCCGGCACCTATCAGACGACGAGAGTTCAAGGGGTCTATAACATGGTCGCGTGTCTCATGATTTTCCTTATTAGCCTGGCTCTCTGGATGACTCTCTGGGCCTCTACTGCCGATGCTGTTTCTCCTGTGGAGGTCCAGGAATTTGAGCTGATGACGTTAGAGGGAGAACGTAGCAGCAAGGCGTTACAGCTTGGACATTCCACATTTCTGGCATTTTTGGCTCCTTGGTGTCATGTCTGTCGATGGGAATGGCCTAATTTGTTTGAATTATCTCAAAAAAGCAGACCCAAACAGCGTCCTATCCTAAACATTGCATTTACGGAAACACCTGCCAATGTCGAAGAGCCTGTTGAAGCCAGTCCAAAGGTCGTCGTCTTCCCGACTGCCTGCGATGTTAAAGGCCGAGATGTGCAACCGTGTGGTGTGTCCACAGACCAAATCTTCGTCGTGATCGATGAGGGTGTCCCTATCTTCGTGAATTTTGGAGCGCGGCTCGATTAG
- a CDS encoding DsrE family protein: MLTKYQHSYCYSSALIFAMVCLLMIGANLTQASESHDTDKVKVVYHVDGPDPAVAKYALALINKHIEAEGGPDHIDVVLVVHGPALKLFENANADQELKDKIKIVLDKGATAEMCQVSMKLFGTPLEKLVAGFIPTEHPVAVKRIADLQRDGYVYIKP; encoded by the coding sequence ATGTTGACCAAATATCAGCACTCTTATTGTTATTCCTCCGCGTTGATTTTCGCGATGGTCTGTTTGCTGATGATCGGAGCGAATCTGACGCAGGCGAGCGAATCCCACGATACGGACAAGGTGAAAGTGGTCTATCATGTGGATGGTCCAGATCCCGCCGTTGCGAAGTACGCTCTCGCTCTCATCAATAAACATATCGAAGCCGAAGGTGGCCCTGATCATATTGATGTCGTGCTGGTCGTACATGGGCCAGCCTTGAAACTCTTTGAAAACGCCAACGCTGATCAAGAATTAAAGGACAAAATCAAGATCGTGCTGGACAAGGGCGCCACGGCGGAAATGTGTCAGGTCTCGATGAAATTGTTTGGAACGCCATTAGAGAAGTTAGTGGCCGGGTTTATCCCGACTGAGCATCCTGTTGCCGTCAAACGCATCGCTGATCTTCAGCGAGACGGATATGTGTACATCAAACCGTGA
- a CDS encoding response regulator transcription factor: MSRRQPKPVRLLLVDDHQVLRLGLRTLFGEAEGIQVIGEAGTQAAAISEAIRLEPDVVLMDVRLPDGSGIEACREIRSACPQSRILFLTSFADDDAMMATIMAGADGFLLKEVGGNELIRAVKTVAEGHSILDPATTQRVLEKMKTISGVTQEGGNEDLSPQEKKVLALVAEGKTNKEIAIKMSLSDKTVGHYLENIFTKLNVTRRSQAAALFVRRFPQ; this comes from the coding sequence GTGTCGCGGCGTCAACCTAAGCCAGTCAGGCTCCTTCTCGTCGACGATCATCAGGTGTTGCGTCTTGGATTGCGAACGCTGTTTGGGGAGGCGGAAGGCATTCAGGTGATCGGCGAGGCCGGGACTCAAGCCGCAGCCATTTCCGAAGCCATCCGTCTTGAGCCTGATGTTGTGCTCATGGACGTGCGCTTACCTGATGGCAGTGGTATCGAGGCCTGTCGTGAAATTCGGAGTGCATGCCCACAGAGCCGGATCTTGTTCCTCACTTCCTTCGCGGATGATGATGCGATGATGGCGACCATTATGGCGGGAGCGGACGGGTTTTTGCTGAAAGAGGTCGGGGGCAATGAATTGATCCGAGCGGTGAAAACCGTCGCGGAAGGGCACTCGATCCTCGACCCCGCCACGACCCAACGCGTGCTCGAGAAAATGAAAACGATTTCCGGAGTGACGCAAGAGGGCGGCAATGAAGATTTATCACCCCAGGAAAAAAAAGTGTTGGCTTTGGTGGCAGAGGGCAAGACGAATAAAGAAATCGCGATCAAGATGTCCTTAAGCGACAAGACGGTCGGTCACTATCTCGAGAATATTTTCACCAAGCTCAATGTCACTCGCCGTTCACAAGCCGCTGCCTTGTTCGTTCGCCGATTTCCTCAATAG
- a CDS encoding histidine kinase, which translates to MKRKAMFPSSVYLVIGSSVVALLASLGLSMLFPGWRWHHEPLHSTIVALGGLTAIAMAIVLLQSTQQQTRKKFYPVAGGFLAMGLLEVFHALSTPGSGFVLLRSLAGLVGGLGFALVWLSPSESQGRRPRVSSLWWLAVGMIAFGLWTLGFPEQLPVMIHQGEFTQTAIVIKTIAGILFFAGAMYFLSDYRRTHKFEDGMFACLALLFGLSEFMFTYSSVWDWQWWFWHWIRLAAYLLVLGYVVRDYLGALTELQVSLAQTRQAEESVRRSELQLRALLEERKRLVQDLHDGAIQSIFTVGLSLERCQRLILTRPREAVNQIDNLIAELKVVIRDLRSYLSGKEPDPQHELPLDEAIASLVGTMNDSGPFNVRMHVDPEAARQLTREESTHVLYILKEAMSNSLRHAQAQSGTVSLSMKESVVRLEIEDDGCGFDIGQGQKQGYGLKNMAARARQLGARFELVSERKKGTHIIFDLHKQERGVAAST; encoded by the coding sequence ATGAAGCGGAAGGCGATGTTTCCGTCTTCGGTCTATCTTGTCATTGGGAGTAGTGTGGTGGCCCTGCTGGCCAGCCTGGGGTTATCCATGCTCTTTCCCGGTTGGCGATGGCACCATGAGCCTCTTCACTCCACGATCGTGGCGCTCGGTGGGCTAACGGCGATCGCTATGGCGATCGTGTTGCTCCAGAGCACTCAACAACAGACTCGCAAGAAATTTTATCCGGTGGCGGGTGGCTTCCTGGCGATGGGCCTTTTGGAAGTCTTTCATGCGCTTTCGACGCCAGGGAGCGGGTTCGTTTTACTGCGTAGTCTCGCCGGTCTCGTCGGAGGACTTGGATTTGCCCTGGTGTGGCTCAGCCCCTCGGAAAGTCAAGGAAGGCGGCCGAGAGTCTCAAGTTTGTGGTGGCTCGCTGTGGGCATGATTGCGTTCGGTTTGTGGACGCTCGGATTTCCGGAACAGCTCCCGGTCATGATTCACCAAGGCGAATTTACCCAGACGGCCATCGTAATTAAAACCATAGCAGGCATACTCTTCTTCGCGGGAGCCATGTATTTTTTGTCTGATTACCGCAGGACGCATAAGTTTGAAGATGGCATGTTCGCCTGTCTCGCGCTGCTGTTCGGCCTTTCCGAATTCATGTTCACCTACTCATCGGTATGGGATTGGCAATGGTGGTTCTGGCATTGGATTCGTCTCGCGGCCTACCTGCTTGTCTTGGGGTACGTGGTTCGTGACTATCTCGGGGCCCTGACCGAATTGCAAGTATCGCTGGCTCAGACCAGGCAAGCTGAAGAATCTGTACGTCGAAGTGAATTACAACTACGTGCCCTGTTGGAGGAGCGCAAACGGTTGGTGCAAGACCTGCACGATGGTGCGATTCAATCGATCTTTACCGTCGGACTCAGTCTTGAGCGGTGTCAGCGGCTTATTCTCACAAGACCCCGGGAAGCGGTCAATCAAATCGACAATTTGATCGCGGAACTCAAGGTCGTGATTCGGGATCTGCGAAGTTATCTGAGCGGGAAAGAGCCAGATCCCCAGCATGAACTCCCATTGGATGAGGCGATCGCGTCGCTAGTCGGAACGATGAATGATTCTGGTCCATTCAACGTTCGCATGCACGTGGATCCCGAGGCGGCCAGGCAATTGACTCGAGAGGAATCCACCCATGTCCTGTACATCCTGAAAGAAGCGATGAGCAACAGCCTCAGACATGCCCAGGCTCAGTCCGGAACCGTGTCGCTTTCTATGAAAGAGTCAGTGGTGCGGTTGGAGATCGAAGATGACGGATGCGGCTTTGATATCGGGCAGGGTCAGAAGCAAGGCTACGGGTTGAAGAATATGGCGGCACGGGCACGGCAACTCGGGGCTCGGTTTGAGCTGGTGTCTGAACGGAAGAAAGGCACACACATCATTTTTGATCTTCACAAACAGGAGAGAGGTGTCGCGGCGTCAACCTAA